In Gossypium arboreum isolate Shixiya-1 chromosome 5, ASM2569848v2, whole genome shotgun sequence, a single genomic region encodes these proteins:
- the LOC108452123 gene encoding ethylene-responsive transcription factor ERF014-like — MVKTDLQKIQVQPQPSKQMKASTSPTPPPPSSSACKKKKYKGVRMRSWGSWVSEIRAPNQKTRIWLGSYSTPEAAARAYDAALLCLKGSSANLNFPITSSHYIPDPDTLLSPKSIQRVAAAAANSFVVDHGVSSAATPPISPAPPSTSSSSPASSPSMSSSPSDHQVVDVDDDAYMSLIQSLAANDEPISLMEPWYSSFDSCLQYSPKHIDQMFSVSSLNPPSMIHDFYDEGDDIRLWSFC, encoded by the coding sequence ATGGTGAAGACTGATCTGCAGAAGATTCAAGTTCAACCACAACCATCAAAGCAAATGAAGGCATCAACATCACCCACACCACCACCACCATCCTCATCAGCATGCAAAAAGAAGAAATATAAGGGTGTGAGAATGAGGAGCTGGGGTTCTTGGGTGTCAGAGATTAGGGCTCCAAATCAAAAAACAAGAATCTGGTTAGGGTCTTATTCTACACCAGAAGCTGCTGCAAGAGCCTATGATGCTGCACTTCTTTGCCTCAAAGGTTCCTCAGCTAATCTCAACTTCCCAATCACATCCTCACATTACATCCCTGACCCTGACACCCTTTTGTCTCCAAAGTCAATACAAAGAGTGGCTGCTGCAGCTGCTAATAGTTTTGTCGTCGACCATGGCGTCTCCAGTGCCGCCACCCCACCGATATCCCCAGCACCTCCCTCCACTTCCTCCTCTTCACCAGCTTCTTCCCCATCAATGTCCTCCTCACCATCTGATCATCAAGTAGttgatgttgatgatgatgcttatATGTCACTCATACAATCTCTTGCTGCAAACGACGAGCCTATTTCTCTGATGGAACCATGGTACTCCTCCTTTGACAGCTGCCTGCAATATTCTCCCAAGCATATTGATCAGATGTTCAGTGTATCCTCACTTAATCCACCCTCAATGATCCATGATTTCTATGATGAAGGTGATGATATCCGCCTATGGAGTTTTTGCTaa